The Anaerolineae bacterium genome includes a region encoding these proteins:
- a CDS encoding metallophosphoesterase produces MWQAQTTSFTVTFHALDQARPVPQQEILENRWLHRLFLLTLRPAAWSGWQLAGGLLAVSALIGLVWWPFGPGAIVAAGLYLPLALADWLLLWWLPHSGRSFGPIGPQLFVMTVPRLGAAILAVLPALVFGPFTGLLTLALLQLAGTLIYLWGTLQEPFALSLTHQTIRLPVLPAAAPPLRLLHLSDFHIERLTRREARLLALIDEARPDLIVITGDYLNLSYVNEPTARAEARQVLAKLHAPYGVYATLGSPPVDPRDTTPSLFDGLSIRLLRDEVALLHFADGRTLALLGLDCEHDLESDALTFKRLIGLTPPEAVRVLLYHSPELMPVAQQYPVDLYLCGHTHGGQVRLPFYGAVITSSALGKQYEMGPYHKNGTTLYISRGIGLEGLSAPRLRLLCPPEIILFHLNGA; encoded by the coding sequence ATGTGGCAAGCACAAACCACCTCCTTCACGGTCACCTTCCATGCCCTTGACCAAGCCCGCCCGGTTCCCCAACAAGAGATACTGGAAAACCGCTGGCTGCACCGGCTCTTTCTGTTGACCCTCAGACCGGCGGCCTGGTCCGGCTGGCAATTGGCGGGCGGGTTGCTGGCGGTGTCCGCTTTGATTGGATTGGTGTGGTGGCCCTTTGGCCCCGGCGCAATTGTGGCGGCGGGCCTTTACCTGCCCCTGGCCCTGGCCGACTGGCTGCTGCTGTGGTGGCTGCCTCATTCCGGGCGCAGCTTTGGCCCAATTGGCCCCCAACTATTTGTAATGACGGTCCCCCGCCTGGGAGCGGCAATTTTGGCCGTTCTGCCGGCCCTGGTTTTTGGCCCCTTCACCGGCCTGTTAACGTTGGCCTTGCTCCAATTAGCCGGCACGTTGATTTACCTGTGGGGCACTCTGCAAGAACCTTTTGCCCTGTCCCTCACCCATCAAACCATCCGCCTGCCCGTTCTGCCGGCCGCTGCCCCTCCCCTTCGTTTGCTTCATCTGAGCGACTTTCACATTGAGCGCCTGACCCGCCGCGAGGCGCGGCTCTTGGCCCTGATTGATGAAGCCAGGCCCGACCTCATTGTCATCACCGGCGATTATCTCAACCTCTCCTATGTCAACGAGCCAACCGCCCGCGCCGAAGCGCGCCAAGTGCTGGCCAAACTCCACGCTCCCTATGGCGTTTACGCCACGTTGGGCAGCCCGCCGGTTGACCCGCGCGACACCACGCCTTCGCTGTTTGATGGCTTGAGCATTCGTCTGCTGCGGGATGAAGTGGCGCTGCTCCACTTTGCCGATGGCCGCACCCTCGCTTTACTGGGTTTAGACTGCGAGCACGACCTGGAATCGGACGCCTTGACCTTCAAAAGACTCATCGGCCTGACCCCGCCCGAGGCGGTGCGGGTGCTTCTCTACCACTCGCCGGAGTTGATGCCGGTGGCGCAGCAATACCCCGTTGACCTCTATTTGTGCGGCCACACCCACGGTGGCCAGGTGCGGCTGCCGTTTTACGGCGCGGTTATTACCAGCAGCGCCCTGGGCAAACAATATGAAATGGGGCCTTACCATAAAAACGGCACCACGCTTTACATCAGCCGGGGCATTGGCCTGGAGGGCTTGAGCGCGCCGCGGCTCCGTTTATTGTGCCCGCCGGAAATTATCCTGTTTCACCTGAACGGGGCGTAA